In a genomic window of Flavobacterium sp. KACC 22761:
- a CDS encoding peptide MFS transporter: protein MEKNITLEEIQNFKGRYPKQLWYLFLVEMWERFCFYGMRGVLAFFMVDQLGLLEGKANLQYGAIQAFVYAFTFIGGIFADKILGFKKSLLFGGIIMILGNLLIAASPHDFFYYGITLSIIGTGFFKPNVSSMVGELYHEEDGRRDAGYGLFYAGINIGGMLGGAIPIYLGKNYSWSLCFLSSAVVMIIGVVTFLLTKKYLAPIGNSPLANVVPSKRKTYEIAVYLGSLLAIPLIYIMVINSDFTDYFMYTIGVIAVGYFIFELVMIKDRDQQRKLLAAFIFIFGYFMFMAISEQSGGSLSLFAKDNLTNSLLFFHIDPNVVNNSINSLYVIIFSPLVGFLWIFMGKKKIEPNTVIKFGFSFVLLAIGFFIFYSARFFVNPEGLSSLNVFALGYLVYTLGELCIGPIGMSVITKLAPKRLFGMMMGLWFLSSAFGQLAAGKLGSEMSDANTGTTLMSKLVAYTDGYYQLALYSLIAGIVLIVSTSLIKKLMQEVK, encoded by the coding sequence ATGGAGAAGAATATTACATTAGAAGAAATTCAAAATTTTAAAGGCAGGTACCCTAAGCAATTATGGTACTTGTTTTTGGTTGAAATGTGGGAACGTTTTTGTTTCTACGGAATGAGAGGGGTTCTAGCATTTTTTATGGTTGACCAATTAGGTTTGCTTGAAGGAAAAGCAAATCTTCAATACGGTGCCATTCAGGCGTTTGTTTATGCATTTACTTTTATTGGTGGAATTTTTGCCGATAAAATTTTAGGATTCAAAAAATCACTTCTTTTTGGAGGAATTATAATGATTTTGGGGAATTTGCTTATTGCGGCTTCTCCACATGATTTCTTTTATTATGGTATAACGCTTTCTATTATTGGAACTGGTTTCTTTAAGCCAAATGTTTCGTCAATGGTTGGCGAGCTGTACCATGAGGAAGATGGAAGAAGAGATGCCGGTTACGGATTATTCTACGCCGGAATCAATATTGGTGGAATGTTGGGAGGTGCTATTCCTATTTATTTAGGAAAAAACTATTCTTGGAGCCTTTGTTTCTTGTCTTCGGCAGTTGTGATGATCATTGGAGTTGTGACGTTTTTATTGACTAAAAAATATTTAGCGCCAATTGGTAATTCTCCTTTAGCAAACGTTGTGCCTTCAAAAAGAAAAACATACGAAATTGCGGTTTATCTAGGATCATTGTTGGCCATTCCTTTAATATATATTATGGTCATCAACTCTGATTTTACAGATTATTTTATGTACACAATTGGAGTTATTGCGGTGGGATATTTTATATTTGAGTTGGTAATGATTAAAGACAGAGATCAGCAACGTAAATTATTGGCAGCATTTATCTTTATTTTTGGATATTTTATGTTTATGGCAATTTCTGAGCAGTCTGGAGGGTCATTGTCATTATTTGCAAAAGATAATTTAACGAACAGTTTGTTGTTTTTTCATATCGACCCAAATGTTGTAAATAATAGTATAAACTCTTTGTATGTAATTATCTTTAGTCCGCTTGTTGGTTTTCTTTGGATATTTATGGGGAAGAAAAAAATTGAGCCAAATACTGTAATCAAATTTGGATTCTCATTTGTTTTATTGGCAATTGGATTTTTTATTTTCTATAGTGCGAGATTTTTTGTTAATCCTGAAGGATTAAGTTCATTGAATGTTTTTGCATTAGGATATTTAGTTTATACGCTTGGGGAATTATGTATCGGGCCAATTGGAATGTCGGTAATCACAAAACTTGCTCCAAAACGTTTATTCGGAATGATGATGGGACTTTGGTTTTTGTCAAGTGCTTTCGGGCAATTAGCGGCAGGAAAACTTGGTTCAGAAATGTCAGATGCAAATACAGGAACGACTTTAATGTCTAAGCTTGTTGCCTATACAGATGGATACTATCAATTAGCACTATATTCTTTAATTGCAGGTATTGTTTTGATTGTGTCAACTTCTTTGATTAAAAAATTAATGCAAGAAGTAAAATAG